The candidate division KSB1 bacterium nucleotide sequence CTCAGCAAACAAAATAAATCATTCGCCAAGCGGTTTTCGCTCAGGCGTCTTGCAAGGTGTGAAACGGCTTGGCAAAATCCACTCACATTTTATATTAACCCCTGGAGGTCTTATGAGGTACCCCAATCATCATCGCGGGCTGTGGCTGAGCCTGGCCTTGCTGTTGGTTATGGCCACGGCCGCCATGGCGCAAAATGGCACCATCAGCGGCACGGTGAAAGCCAAAGCCGGCGGCGAGAGCTTGTCCGGCGCGAATGTCGCCATCGTCGGCACGACCATGGGCGCGGCAACGGATGCGAATGGCAATTACACGATTGCCAATGTTCCGCCTGGCAGCTACAGACTACGGGTGACTTTCATCGGCTACGAAGAAGCGTCGCAAAATGTCAGGCTGACAGCAGGACAAACCGAAACGGTGAATTTCACCTTGAGTGAAACCAGCGTGCTGGGCGATCCGGTGGTGGTAAGCGCCTCGCGCCGCGTCGAAAAACTCACCGAGGCTCCGGCGAGCATTACGGTTGTTACCTCGTCTGATCTCGCCAAAAGCTCCGGCTTGACCTATGGCGAGGGCTTGCAAAAAGCGCGCGGCGTCGATGTCTATCGCACCGGAGTGGACGGTGTCGGTATCAATGCGCGCGGTTTCATGACGGCCTATAGTTATCGCATGCAACTGATGGCCGACGGCAAAAACGGCATGTTGCCGGGCGCCGGCTTGGCCGCCGGCAATTTGCTGCCGGTGGCGCGCGATGACATCGAGCGCCTCGAAACCGTGCTGGGCCCGAGCTCGGCGCTTTACGGCCCGAACGCGCACAACGGCCTCGTCAATATTGTTACCAAAGATCCGCGCGATTCTCGCGGCACGACGTTGACGTTGGGCGGCGGCACGCGTGATACGCGCATTGCACGGTTGCGCCACGCTGGCACTGCCGGCGAGCGGGTTGCCTATAAAGTCAACGGCGAATTTACGAAGGCGACTGACTTTATCAAAAACGATCCCGTCGGCAGACGCGCGGACGGCACTGTGGTTTACGAAGATCCTGATCCGGACCTCGAAAGCTTGCGCCTCGATGGCTCAGCGTATTTGAATTTGCTCCGAGACACGGATTTGATTTTCAGCTACGGCTATAGCAATACGAATTCAATCGGCACGACCAATGTCGGTCGCAACCAAATCGTCGACTGGGTTTATCAGTATGCGCAACTGCGTCTGAGCTCCAAACATTTTTTCGCACAGGGCTATCTGACCAAAAACGATGCCGGCAGAACCTACGCCATTGATAACGTTGCTGCGCTCCTGCTTGCCAATCCCAATCTCTCCAAAGAGCAGGCGATTGACCGCATCAAATTTATTGATGATTCGAAGCGGTACAATCTCGAGGTGCAAGGCAATGTCGATTGGCAGGGCTTTCATCTGATCGGCGGCGTCAATCACGAGGACAGCCGGCCGGTCAGCAAGGGCTCCTATCTGGTCGATACCACCGGCTTTGAAATCAAAATCAAACAAACCGGTTTTTACGGGCAGGTGGAGCGTGAGTTGGGTGAGCACTTCAAAGTGGTGCTCGCGGGCCGCTACGATACGCACGACAACTATGCTTCCCAGTTTAGCCCACGAGCCGGCTTGGTCTATAAAGTGACCGGCAAAGGCTCTTTTCGCTTGACCTACAACAAAGCCTTTCAAGCTCCGGCGATTTTGCAACAATATTTGTATTTGCCCTTTGGTTCTGCTGCCGGTGTGCCGATCATCCTGCGCGGTAACGGGCGCGGCCTGACGCTGGCAAACGGCGGGCAGATCACGCCTTTGGATGTGGAGAGGAACGAAACCTTCGAGGCGGGTTACAAGGGTTTGGTCACGAACAATCTTACGGTGGACATCAATGCATATAGCAGCAAGTACGACAACTTCATTAGCCCGCTGACGACGGTGGGCTCCCCATTTCCGCCGATTTCCAGTACCGTCGTCAAGATGGGCGATGGGGCAATCACCAAGCCGGAAATCACCCTGACCTATTTGAATTTTGGCGAGGTCGCCATTAAGGGCGTGGATGTTGGCTTGGGCTACCAGCTTAACCGAAACCTCGGTTTCTGGATCAATTATTCGTACATTGATCCAGAAGACATTGCTGACAATCTCGAAAATGACCTCAATGGAAATCAAGTGGTCGATGTAACCGAATACGAAGCCCTGAGCTTCAATACGCCGAAGAAGAAATATAACGTGGGCATCGCGCTCAGCAATATTTTCACTAAGGGTACGTATGCATCTTTGAGCATGCGCCATGTCGATAAATACGACTTCATCTCTGGACGGCATCGGGCCACGGCGGCGAGAAGAGTTCCCGGCGCCTGGCAGTTTGTCGACCGCGGGCCATTGGGTGGCTTTGAAACGTTTGATCTCAACCTGTCCTACGCCATGCAAAACGGCGTGACGATCAATGTTTCAGCCACCAATATTTTCAACGCGCCGCTGCGCGAGATGGTCGGTTCGCCGGAGATTCGAAG carries:
- a CDS encoding TonB-dependent receptor, whose product is MRYPNHHRGLWLSLALLLVMATAAMAQNGTISGTVKAKAGGESLSGANVAIVGTTMGAATDANGNYTIANVPPGSYRLRVTFIGYEEASQNVRLTAGQTETVNFTLSETSVLGDPVVVSASRRVEKLTEAPASITVVTSSDLAKSSGLTYGEGLQKARGVDVYRTGVDGVGINARGFMTAYSYRMQLMADGKNGMLPGAGLAAGNLLPVARDDIERLETVLGPSSALYGPNAHNGLVNIVTKDPRDSRGTTLTLGGGTRDTRIARLRHAGTAGERVAYKVNGEFTKATDFIKNDPVGRRADGTVVYEDPDPDLESLRLDGSAYLNLLRDTDLIFSYGYSNTNSIGTTNVGRNQIVDWVYQYAQLRLSSKHFFAQGYLTKNDAGRTYAIDNVAALLLANPNLSKEQAIDRIKFIDDSKRYNLEVQGNVDWQGFHLIGGVNHEDSRPVSKGSYLVDTTGFEIKIKQTGFYGQVERELGEHFKVVLAGRYDTHDNYASQFSPRAGLVYKVTGKGSFRLTYNKAFQAPAILQQYLYLPFGSAAGVPIILRGNGRGLTLANGGQITPLDVERNETFEAGYKGLVTNNLTVDINAYSSKYDNFISPLTTVGSPFPPISSTVVKMGDGAITKPEITLTYLNFGEVAIKGVDVGLGYQLNRNLGFWINYSYIDPEDIADNLENDLNGNQVVDVTEYEALSFNTPKKKYNVGIALSNIFTKGTYASLSMRHVDKYDFISGRHRATAARRVPGAWQFVDRGPLGGFETFDLNLSYAMQNGVTINVSATNIFNAPLREMVGSPEIRRIVVGEVKYNFNFVP